The following are encoded together in the Gordonia insulae genome:
- a CDS encoding benzoate/H(+) symporter BenE family transporter: MVARVTTTAPSRLQQPIVAGIVTALVGFTSSFAVVIAGLRAVGASAEQAASGLLALTVIFGLGIVVLSVRTRAPITLAWSTPGAALLASMAASYHAGWAAAVGAFVVVGVLIVVTGLVPALGDLISRIPTPIAQAMLAGVLITLCLAPMRSLVDAPVLTIPVLVVWLAATRWLPRWALPLAMVTALVVIGVHVAVNGADDAAPTNWLPSLTFTVPELDLAAIVGLAVPLFIVTMASQNIPGVAVLSSFGYATPWRAAMTVTGVGTIVAAPFGGHAINLAALSAALAAGDEAGPDRSRRWIAGVSAGITYLVLAALSGVLVTIAAIAPGGLVEAVAGLALLGTFAAAIVGAFTAVETRVPAALTFVAAASGVTFFGIGGAFWGLVIGLVAHAVLRVGKSAETDG, from the coding sequence ATGGTCGCTCGGGTGACCACCACAGCACCCTCCCGGCTGCAGCAGCCGATCGTCGCGGGAATCGTCACCGCGCTCGTCGGATTCACCTCGTCGTTCGCGGTGGTCATCGCGGGTCTCCGGGCCGTAGGAGCCAGCGCCGAGCAGGCCGCGTCCGGCCTCCTGGCGCTGACGGTGATCTTCGGGCTGGGCATCGTCGTGCTCAGTGTCCGTACCCGGGCGCCGATCACGCTGGCCTGGTCGACGCCCGGCGCAGCGCTGCTGGCCAGCATGGCGGCGTCGTATCACGCGGGCTGGGCGGCGGCGGTGGGTGCCTTCGTGGTGGTCGGTGTGCTGATCGTGGTGACGGGACTCGTGCCGGCCCTGGGGGACCTGATCTCGCGGATTCCGACTCCCATCGCGCAGGCGATGCTGGCCGGCGTGCTGATCACGCTCTGCCTGGCGCCGATGCGATCGCTGGTCGACGCACCTGTGCTGACGATCCCGGTGCTGGTGGTCTGGCTGGCGGCCACCCGATGGCTGCCCCGCTGGGCGCTGCCACTGGCCATGGTCACGGCGCTGGTGGTCATCGGTGTCCACGTGGCGGTCAATGGCGCCGACGATGCAGCACCGACGAATTGGCTTCCGTCGCTGACCTTCACCGTGCCGGAGCTGGACCTCGCCGCGATCGTCGGGCTCGCGGTGCCCCTGTTCATCGTGACGATGGCGTCCCAGAACATCCCGGGCGTGGCGGTGCTCTCGTCGTTCGGCTACGCCACCCCGTGGCGTGCCGCGATGACGGTCACGGGCGTCGGCACCATCGTCGCGGCGCCGTTCGGCGGTCACGCGATCAACCTCGCCGCCCTGTCGGCGGCACTCGCCGCCGGCGACGAGGCCGGCCCGGATCGATCTCGACGCTGGATCGCCGGCGTCTCCGCGGGGATCACCTATCTGGTGTTGGCCGCATTGTCCGGGGTCCTGGTCACCATCGCGGCAATCGCGCCGGGAGGTTTGGTGGAAGCCGTTGCCGGACTGGCACTTCTGGGAACCTTCGCAGCGGCGATCGTCGGCGCGTTCACCGCCGTCGAGACCCGTGTGCCCGCCGCGCTGACCTTTGTCGCCGCGGCGTCCGGAGTGACCTTCTTCGGCATCGGCGGTGCGTTCTGGGGTCTGGTGATCGGGTTGGTCGCACACGCGGTGCTTCGAGTGGGGAAATCGGCGGAGACCGACGGGTAG
- a CDS encoding TetR/AcrR family transcriptional regulator, which yields MANRPSPAAAARAAVAAAANVTRGLEHALLTTVTEVVDKPDGRRQRWEKHKAARRTELTDGTMDAVRALGADAGMDEIAAHIGVSKTVLYRYFTDKNDLGVATAVRFFETILLPRLTEAITDDVDEYTLTRTAISVYVHAVADEPNLYKFALTSAPSSTATADSERLVAQLMTSVIVLRMTERDADTSGAEVWSNALVGGIQRAVDWWMTTRAIPVNDLIDYLTMLSWTSIVGIASYKGSREAFMAAPPQMPEPPDQVGDDDIVVDDEIIDDIR from the coding sequence ATGGCCAATCGCCCGAGTCCCGCCGCCGCGGCGCGAGCCGCGGTGGCCGCCGCCGCGAATGTCACGCGGGGCCTCGAGCACGCGTTGCTGACGACGGTGACCGAGGTCGTGGACAAGCCGGACGGGCGGCGTCAGCGCTGGGAGAAGCACAAGGCCGCCCGACGAACCGAACTCACCGACGGCACGATGGATGCGGTGCGCGCGCTCGGTGCCGATGCCGGGATGGACGAGATCGCCGCCCACATCGGTGTGTCGAAAACCGTTCTGTACCGCTACTTCACCGACAAGAACGACCTCGGCGTGGCGACCGCGGTGCGATTCTTCGAGACCATCCTGCTACCGCGACTGACCGAGGCGATCACCGACGACGTCGACGAGTACACGCTGACCCGCACGGCCATCAGCGTGTACGTGCACGCGGTCGCCGACGAACCGAATCTGTACAAGTTCGCGTTGACCAGTGCGCCGTCGTCGACGGCCACGGCCGACTCGGAACGCCTGGTAGCCCAGTTGATGACCAGCGTCATCGTGCTGCGGATGACCGAACGCGACGCCGACACCTCCGGTGCCGAGGTCTGGTCCAACGCCCTGGTCGGCGGCATCCAGCGGGCGGTGGACTGGTGGATGACCACGCGCGCGATCCCGGTGAACGACCTGATCGACTACCTCACGATGCTGTCGTGGACGTCCATCGTGGGCATCGCGTCGTACAAGGGCTCCCGCGAGGCGTTCATGGCGGCACCGCCACAGATGCCGGAACCGCCCGACCAGGTCGGGGACGACGACATCGTCGTCGACGACGAGATCATCGATGACATCCGGTAG
- a CDS encoding helix-turn-helix domain-containing protein, producing MTVEQRRHAVGNRIAAIRADRGFSLSELARRARIGKGSLSEIESGQRNPTLDTLYAVAGPLGVPLTALLDEDAGTEGSGEFLHAQILHVEHHPDGATTEVFWLRVRPGGVRTSPAHGAGVTENVHVVAGELDAGRLGAERHAGPGETLQWISDVEHTYHSAAGATAVLTIHSPRP from the coding sequence GTGACCGTGGAGCAGCGCCGGCATGCCGTCGGCAACCGGATCGCCGCGATCCGGGCCGATCGCGGCTTCTCGCTGTCGGAACTCGCTCGGCGAGCCCGCATCGGCAAGGGGTCACTCTCGGAAATCGAATCCGGGCAACGTAACCCGACGCTGGATACCCTCTACGCCGTCGCCGGACCCCTCGGTGTGCCGTTGACCGCCCTGCTCGACGAGGACGCGGGCACCGAAGGCAGTGGGGAGTTCCTGCACGCGCAGATCCTGCACGTCGAGCACCACCCCGACGGTGCAACCACCGAGGTCTTCTGGTTACGGGTGCGCCCAGGCGGTGTCCGCACCTCCCCCGCACACGGCGCCGGGGTGACCGAGAACGTTCACGTGGTGGCCGGCGAACTCGACGCCGGCCGACTGGGCGCCGAACGGCACGCGGGGCCGGGCGAGACGCTGCAATGGATCAGCGATGTCGAACACACCTACCACAGCGCGGCGGGCGCGACCGCGGTGCTCACCATCCACTCACCGCGTCCCTGA
- a CDS encoding helix-turn-helix domain-containing protein translates to MEPQENELPEPVDGDEPSADDDSSAGPVEAVEAVASAAGDAVATAAQDIGGFIRSQRVAAEVSLRQLAERAGVSNPYLSQIERGLRKPSADVLAQIAKGLRLSAEVLYVRAGILEERPASPVRDALLADDSISERQKQMLLEIYESFRRENIDAKE, encoded by the coding sequence ATGGAACCGCAGGAGAACGAACTGCCCGAGCCGGTCGACGGTGACGAGCCGTCGGCCGACGACGACAGTTCGGCCGGTCCGGTCGAAGCGGTCGAGGCCGTGGCGTCGGCCGCCGGCGACGCGGTCGCCACCGCAGCCCAGGACATCGGCGGATTCATCCGCTCACAGCGGGTGGCGGCCGAGGTGTCGCTGCGGCAGCTGGCTGAGCGAGCGGGTGTGAGCAACCCGTATCTCAGCCAGATCGAGCGTGGTCTGCGCAAGCCTTCGGCCGATGTCCTCGCGCAGATCGCGAAGGGCCTGCGGCTGTCTGCAGAGGTGCTGTACGTTCGCGCCGGGATCCTCGAGGAACGGCCGGCGAGCCCCGTCCGCGACGCACTGCTCGCGGACGATTCGATCAGCGAACGCCAGAAGCAGATGCTGCTGGAGATCTATGAGTCGTTCCGAAGAGAGAACATCGACGCCAAGGAGTGA
- a CDS encoding DUF445 domain-containing protein, which translates to MASTVISDVSGGPERPSADDPPRTSPGFGADTAGDASRRRDLRRMKVVATGFLVFAAIVYLFTRYLEHRDGTDVAGWVGYVRAASEAGMVGALADWFAVTALFKHPLGLPIPHTALIRKKKDDIGDQLGGFIEENFMTPEVIEYRATSLELPRRLSTWLADPVNAPRVSDEAARLISLASEMLRDEDVEKLIMYAIKWAGEPEWAQPLGRILEQLIAEDRLEPVFQLACDRAHDWALGSQDVIDRVVDQDVGPSWKPKFVNVMLGDKIYRELVDFTYKVRTDPDHQLRRSMHKFVEQFADDLQHDPEMIARFEGIKQELIGRDEVSDAASTAWKTGKAVIEQMLTDPNSTLRNSLSDAVIQLAIRIRDDRPLQEKMNGWVARAARHVAVNYSQEIISVITETVRGWDADDTSRKIELQVGRDLQFIRINGTVVGALAGLAIYTVSVLIFG; encoded by the coding sequence ATGGCATCAACAGTCATTTCGGACGTTTCCGGTGGACCGGAGCGGCCATCCGCGGACGACCCGCCGCGGACCTCACCCGGCTTTGGTGCCGACACCGCAGGCGACGCATCGCGACGTCGAGACCTGCGGCGGATGAAGGTCGTCGCAACCGGTTTCCTGGTCTTCGCGGCCATCGTCTACCTGTTCACCCGGTATCTCGAGCACCGCGACGGCACCGACGTCGCCGGTTGGGTCGGCTATGTGCGGGCGGCCTCGGAGGCCGGCATGGTCGGCGCTCTGGCCGACTGGTTCGCGGTCACCGCGTTGTTCAAACATCCGCTGGGTCTGCCGATCCCGCACACCGCGCTGATCCGCAAGAAGAAGGACGACATCGGCGACCAGCTCGGTGGCTTCATCGAAGAGAACTTCATGACGCCGGAGGTGATCGAGTATCGGGCGACGAGCCTCGAATTGCCGCGCCGACTGTCCACGTGGTTGGCCGATCCGGTCAATGCGCCGCGGGTGTCCGACGAGGCCGCGAGGCTGATCTCCCTGGCGTCGGAGATGTTGCGTGACGAAGACGTCGAGAAGCTGATCATGTACGCGATCAAGTGGGCGGGCGAACCGGAATGGGCGCAGCCGCTCGGTCGGATCCTCGAGCAACTCATCGCCGAGGATCGCCTGGAGCCGGTCTTCCAGCTGGCCTGCGACCGCGCGCACGACTGGGCACTCGGCAGCCAGGACGTCATCGACCGGGTGGTCGATCAGGACGTGGGACCGTCGTGGAAGCCCAAGTTCGTCAACGTGATGCTCGGCGACAAGATCTACCGTGAGCTCGTCGACTTCACCTACAAGGTGCGCACCGACCCGGACCATCAGTTGCGCCGGTCCATGCACAAGTTCGTCGAGCAGTTCGCCGATGACCTGCAGCACGACCCCGAGATGATCGCTCGGTTCGAGGGCATCAAGCAGGAACTCATCGGGCGTGACGAGGTCTCCGACGCGGCGTCGACGGCCTGGAAGACGGGCAAGGCCGTCATCGAGCAGATGCTCACGGATCCGAACAGCACGCTGCGGAACTCGTTGTCGGATGCGGTGATCCAGCTTGCGATCCGGATCCGCGACGACCGTCCGCTGCAGGAGAAGATGAATGGCTGGGTGGCCCGGGCCGCCCGGCACGTCGCGGTCAACTACTCGCAGGAGATCATCTCGGTCATCACCGAGACCGTTCGCGGCTGGGACGCCGACGACACCAGCCGCAAGATCGAACTCCAGGTCGGGCGTGACCTGCAGTTCATCCGGATCAACGGCACCGTCGTCGGAGCGTTGGCCGGCCTGGCGATCTACACGGTGTCGGTGCTGATCTTCGGGTAG
- a CDS encoding histone H1-like repetitive region-containing protein codes for MPENPLTPVIEQVTALLTDLRERSEAAGEEAQKRLGKAQTKAQSRVDETRDSALAIFEDARTRLSALPVELPADIDDLVARFGPDELRKVAEAYLAVAAGLLTALSERGEEVVGRLKSQPLVEENLPKLEKVYNDAVGITEEALGSISGQTRAVGERAAALAGLTTSKADEVVLEPAKKVVAKTLPGTKAPAKTAPAKKAPAKKVAATKAPATKVPAKKAAAKKTPATKAAAKKTPATKAGAKKTAAKKTAAKKIAAKKTAAKKTAAKKAPAKKAASGRTARKRS; via the coding sequence ATGCCGGAGAACCCATTGACCCCCGTCATCGAACAGGTGACGGCACTGCTCACAGATCTGCGCGAACGCAGCGAAGCCGCCGGTGAAGAAGCCCAGAAGCGGCTCGGCAAGGCGCAGACCAAGGCCCAGAGCAGGGTCGACGAGACCAGGGACTCCGCGCTGGCCATCTTCGAGGACGCGAGGACCAGGCTCTCGGCGCTGCCGGTGGAGCTGCCCGCCGACATCGACGATCTCGTCGCCCGGTTCGGCCCCGATGAACTCCGGAAGGTGGCCGAGGCGTATCTCGCGGTCGCCGCGGGTCTGCTGACCGCATTGTCCGAGCGCGGCGAAGAAGTCGTCGGTCGGCTCAAGTCGCAGCCGCTCGTCGAGGAGAACCTGCCGAAGCTGGAGAAGGTCTACAACGACGCGGTCGGCATCACCGAGGAGGCACTCGGCAGCATCTCGGGACAAACGCGCGCAGTAGGGGAGCGGGCCGCGGCGTTGGCCGGTCTGACCACGAGCAAGGCCGACGAGGTGGTGCTCGAACCGGCGAAGAAGGTTGTCGCGAAGACACTTCCCGGCACGAAGGCCCCGGCCAAGACGGCCCCGGCCAAGAAGGCCCCCGCGAAGAAGGTAGCGGCGACGAAGGCCCCCGCGACGAAGGTCCCCGCGAAGAAGGCGGCAGCGAAGAAGACTCCGGCCACGAAGGCGGCGGCAAAGAAGACTCCGGCCACGAAGGCGGGAGCGAAGAAGACCGCGGCGAAGAAGACCGCAGCGAAGAAGATCGCAGCGAAGAAGACCGCAGCCAAGAAGACCGCAGCCAAGAAGGCGCCGGCGAAGAAAGCCGCATCGGGGCGGACCGCGCGTAAGCGGTCCTGA
- a CDS encoding DUF2516 family protein, producing MAYGQNLILLALTVIAGVASAVALVHAAVQRSDAFPAVDRQSKVIWVSILAAATLFIWLFGAVNFLGLIGVVAMLVYLVDVRPRVDSIQGKSWFSKKA from the coding sequence ATGGCCTACGGGCAAAACCTGATCCTGCTGGCCCTGACGGTCATCGCGGGTGTCGCATCGGCGGTGGCGCTGGTTCATGCTGCCGTGCAGCGTTCCGATGCTTTTCCGGCCGTCGACCGGCAGAGCAAAGTCATCTGGGTGTCGATCCTGGCGGCGGCGACCCTGTTCATCTGGCTGTTCGGAGCGGTGAACTTCCTCGGCCTGATCGGTGTCGTCGCGATGCTCGTCTACCTGGTGGATGTGCGTCCGCGCGTCGATTCCATCCAGGGCAAGTCCTGGTTCAGCAAGAAGGCATGA
- a CDS encoding heparin-binding hemagglutinin produces MSESTRTLANPIYAAVGAGDYVVAQFNDIVAQLRERTETVSETAQTRIEETRSAAEARLEKAVEDAKSTFEDTKTRFNTLPEDVPAGIEELRGKLTSDELRKAAESYLDSATEFYNSLAERGEETVERLRQQPLVQENLDRAEKVYNDAVDLTEDTLGVVSSQTRTVGERAAKLAGRVSGKVEDVAIDATDAIEDAASDAASAIEDAGQSFKAQTADAADEISGAAGTVEGKARTANSSPAKKVAAAKKAPAKKAPAKKAPAKKATS; encoded by the coding sequence ATGAGTGAATCAACACGCACACTTGCCAATCCGATCTACGCCGCCGTTGGTGCCGGTGACTACGTCGTCGCCCAGTTCAACGACATCGTCGCGCAGCTGCGCGAGCGCACCGAAACCGTGAGCGAGACCGCTCAGACCCGCATCGAGGAGACCCGCTCGGCTGCCGAGGCGCGCCTCGAGAAGGCCGTCGAAGATGCCAAGAGCACCTTCGAGGACACCAAGACCCGCTTCAACACGCTTCCCGAGGACGTGCCCGCCGGCATCGAGGAGCTGCGCGGCAAGCTGACCAGCGATGAGCTGCGCAAGGCTGCCGAAAGCTACCTCGACAGCGCGACCGAGTTCTACAACTCGCTCGCCGAGCGCGGTGAGGAGACCGTCGAGCGTCTGCGTCAGCAGCCGCTGGTCCAGGAGAATCTGGATCGTGCGGAGAAGGTCTACAACGACGCCGTCGATCTGACCGAGGACACCCTCGGTGTGGTCTCCTCGCAGACCCGTACCGTCGGCGAGCGTGCCGCCAAGCTGGCCGGCCGCGTGAGCGGCAAGGTCGAGGACGTGGCGATCGACGCCACCGACGCGATCGAGGACGCCGCCAGCGATGCAGCCTCGGCGATCGAGGATGCCGGTCAGTCGTTCAAGGCCCAGACCGCGGATGCCGCCGATGAGATCAGTGGCGCCGCAGGCACTGTCGAGGGCAAGGCGCGCACCGCCAACTCCTCGCCGGCCAAGAAGGTCGCTGCTGCCAAGAAGGCTCCGGCCAAGAAGGCGCCGGCGAAGAAGGCTCCCGCCAAGAAGGCGACCAGCTGA
- a CDS encoding polyphosphate kinase 2 family protein, with the protein MGKHTKTAGWGTPPEEALRVTVTGPIAAFDPSSTPGFTGDKDSGTALLSERGAVLADLQELLYANGRSGDHRSVLLVLQGMDTAGKGGIVRHVGGLVDPQGLTIRGFGKPTPEELSHDFLWRIHRALPPGGRIGIFDRSHYEDVLPVRVHNLIPKSEWEKRYEMINQFERDLVASGTTIIKCAMVVSKAEQKARLAERLERPDKHWKYNPGDIDERGFWDDYLEAYQAIFDRCDSDAAPWFLIPSDRKWFARLSICELLIHALKGLDLDWPKADFDVEAEKKRVAALTE; encoded by the coding sequence ATGGGCAAACACACCAAGACCGCAGGATGGGGCACACCGCCCGAGGAGGCTCTGCGCGTGACGGTGACCGGGCCGATCGCCGCGTTCGACCCGTCGAGCACGCCGGGTTTCACCGGGGACAAGGACTCCGGTACCGCACTGCTCAGTGAGCGCGGCGCAGTGTTGGCCGATCTGCAGGAGTTGTTGTACGCCAACGGCCGTAGCGGCGATCATCGGTCGGTACTCCTGGTGCTGCAGGGCATGGACACCGCGGGCAAGGGCGGTATCGTCCGCCACGTGGGCGGACTCGTCGATCCGCAGGGCCTCACCATCCGGGGCTTCGGCAAGCCCACTCCGGAGGAGCTGTCCCACGACTTCCTCTGGCGGATCCATCGTGCGTTGCCGCCCGGCGGACGAATCGGTATCTTCGACCGCTCGCACTACGAAGACGTCCTGCCCGTGCGCGTGCACAATCTCATCCCGAAGTCCGAGTGGGAGAAGCGATACGAGATGATCAACCAGTTCGAGCGCGACCTCGTCGCCTCGGGCACGACGATCATCAAGTGCGCCATGGTGGTGTCGAAGGCCGAACAGAAGGCCCGACTCGCCGAGCGCCTCGAGCGTCCCGACAAGCACTGGAAGTACAACCCAGGCGACATCGACGAGCGCGGCTTCTGGGACGACTACCTCGAGGCCTATCAGGCGATCTTCGACCGTTGCGACAGCGACGCCGCACCATGGTTCCTCATCCCGTCGGACCGCAAATGGTTTGCCCGACTGTCGATCTGCGAACTCCTCATTCACGCCCTGAAAGGCCTGGACCTCGACTGGCCGAAAGCCGACTTCGACGTCGAGGCGGAGAAGAAGCGGGTTGCGGCGCTGACGGAGTGA
- a CDS encoding MerR family transcriptional regulator, whose protein sequence is MAEYRINDLAQASGVSVRNIRVYQDRGLLPPPTIRGRTGWYSDEHLVRLNLISRMLERGYTFATISELLHAAHHGMRVEQIFRGAPKSGRFRNFKRAATITITELRKTLNASDRSIALSQKLGLLAKDGAHYAIRNPELLEGAETLVKAGVDIDVLLDRWVRVQDDLEDVAKSFVSIITDKYFDENLPDLGEEQVSKMAELIQTVRPMAHEIVESTFRQALDKQISVAIGEASTYFDASSPELLAQDGMLDDAAESGTEDDAGVDRVGFDAADGARSVVDRTD, encoded by the coding sequence GTGGCCGAGTATCGGATCAACGACCTGGCACAGGCGTCCGGGGTCAGCGTGCGCAACATCCGCGTCTATCAAGACCGCGGATTGCTGCCGCCGCCGACGATCAGAGGACGCACCGGGTGGTACTCCGACGAGCACCTGGTCCGTCTGAACCTGATCTCCCGCATGCTCGAGCGTGGGTACACGTTCGCGACGATCAGCGAGTTGCTGCACGCCGCCCACCACGGCATGCGGGTGGAACAGATCTTCCGGGGCGCTCCGAAGAGCGGCCGTTTCCGCAACTTCAAACGTGCCGCCACGATCACCATCACCGAGCTGCGCAAGACCCTCAACGCCAGCGACCGGTCGATCGCGCTCAGCCAGAAGCTGGGACTGCTCGCCAAGGACGGCGCGCACTACGCGATTCGCAACCCGGAGCTGCTGGAAGGGGCCGAGACGCTGGTCAAGGCGGGTGTCGACATCGATGTACTACTGGACCGATGGGTCCGGGTGCAGGACGACCTCGAGGACGTCGCCAAGAGTTTCGTGTCGATCATCACCGACAAGTACTTCGACGAGAACCTGCCCGACCTGGGTGAGGAACAGGTCAGCAAGATGGCCGAGCTGATCCAGACGGTCCGGCCGATGGCCCACGAGATCGTCGAGTCGACGTTCCGGCAGGCGCTCGACAAGCAGATCTCCGTCGCGATCGGTGAGGCCAGCACGTATTTCGACGCATCGTCGCCGGAACTCCTGGCGCAGGACGGGATGCTCGACGACGCGGCCGAATCCGGGACCGAGGACGACGCGGGCGTCGACCGGGTGGGCTTCGACGCCGCCGACGGGGCACGTAGCGTGGTCGACCGAACCGACTGA
- a CDS encoding SDR family NAD(P)-dependent oxidoreductase, with amino-acid sequence MSRTALVTGGSRGVGQGVAAALVADGWTVYVTSRHGSGPDGTIPLTCDHTDDDAVAEVFAQIGRDADGLDLLVNNAWAAPRGFGGFSDRFWERPVDDWDTLIGVGLRAHYVASTHAARMMVSRGSGLIASISSFGSRGHLHSVLYGMSKAALDKMAFDMGHELAGTGVTAVSLWLGLIRTELLLSLGIDEFAGFSLQRAEDPEFVGRVIAALADDPRLSDHNGHTLVTSELGAGYGITNNDGTPPDSHRGAFGGGPLFPPSTASADQVV; translated from the coding sequence ATGAGCCGTACCGCGCTGGTCACCGGCGGTAGTCGCGGGGTCGGGCAGGGTGTGGCGGCAGCGCTCGTCGCCGACGGCTGGACCGTCTATGTCACCTCTCGACACGGGTCCGGTCCGGACGGCACGATCCCGCTGACCTGTGACCACACCGACGACGACGCCGTCGCCGAGGTGTTCGCACAGATCGGACGGGACGCCGACGGGCTCGATCTGCTCGTCAACAACGCGTGGGCGGCACCGCGTGGTTTCGGGGGCTTCTCCGACCGATTCTGGGAACGCCCGGTCGATGACTGGGACACGCTGATCGGGGTCGGCCTCCGAGCGCACTACGTCGCCTCGACGCATGCCGCGCGGATGATGGTGAGTCGCGGCAGCGGCCTGATCGCCTCGATCTCTTCCTTCGGTTCCCGCGGGCACCTGCATTCGGTGCTCTACGGCATGAGCAAGGCGGCCCTCGACAAGATGGCCTTCGACATGGGACACGAACTCGCCGGCACCGGGGTGACCGCGGTGTCCTTGTGGCTCGGCCTCATCCGCACCGAACTCCTACTCTCCCTGGGGATCGACGAGTTCGCCGGTTTCTCGTTGCAGCGTGCCGAGGACCCCGAGTTCGTCGGCCGGGTGATCGCGGCGCTCGCCGACGATCCCCGGCTCTCCGACCACAATGGCCACACCCTGGTCACGTCGGAACTCGGTGCGGGATACGGGATCACGAACAACGACGGCACGCCTCCGGACTCACATCGGGGCGCGTTCGGCGGGGGTCCCCTGTTCCCGCCGTCGACCGCCTCCGCCGACCAGGTCGTCTGA
- a CDS encoding alpha/beta fold hydrolase, protein MNRRSVAIATGAVVAAGVGAVAVGVGTIFAGLLRDAFRAEQAVDDGPDELLSAPSAEPQRIAVTTVDGARLNVERYGPDADPDADIVVMVHGWTCNVAYWYPQINHLAETRPVVAYDQRGHGRSDLGRARPTIAMLGQDLDAVLAEVVPEGRRAVLVGHSMGGMTIMSWAAQNPEKVGTLVSGVALTSTAAKAVLQNHLLIPVDLPRYTKPFEATVGKLFTSTPMPIPHTPYGARLSHYIALGPNARRSHVEFVDEMIATCPPRSRAGWGSAMGKLDVTAGLDALTVPTTVIVGTDDRLTPPVHAEQMAEVLQRNGNLRELLVLDGVGHMSSIEAGVRFNEILDEILADTARTSSSVG, encoded by the coding sequence ATGAACAGACGATCAGTGGCGATCGCGACGGGCGCAGTCGTGGCAGCCGGAGTAGGGGCCGTCGCCGTGGGCGTCGGAACGATCTTCGCGGGCCTGCTGCGCGACGCCTTCCGCGCCGAGCAGGCCGTGGACGACGGCCCCGACGAACTGCTCAGCGCGCCGTCGGCCGAGCCGCAGCGGATCGCGGTGACCACAGTCGACGGGGCCCGCCTCAACGTCGAGCGTTACGGCCCCGACGCCGACCCCGACGCCGACATCGTCGTCATGGTCCACGGCTGGACGTGCAACGTCGCGTACTGGTACCCGCAGATCAATCACCTGGCCGAGACACGCCCGGTGGTGGCCTACGACCAGCGCGGCCACGGGCGCAGCGATCTGGGCCGGGCCCGGCCGACCATCGCGATGCTCGGGCAGGACCTCGACGCCGTGCTCGCCGAGGTCGTCCCGGAGGGACGCCGCGCGGTCCTCGTCGGCCACAGCATGGGCGGCATGACGATCATGTCCTGGGCGGCGCAGAACCCCGAGAAGGTGGGGACGCTGGTCTCCGGGGTGGCACTCACCTCGACCGCGGCGAAGGCGGTCCTGCAGAACCATCTGCTGATCCCCGTCGACCTGCCGCGCTACACCAAGCCCTTCGAGGCCACCGTGGGAAAGCTCTTCACGTCGACCCCGATGCCGATCCCGCACACGCCGTACGGCGCCCGGCTCTCGCACTACATCGCGCTCGGACCGAACGCACGGCGTTCGCATGTTGAGTTCGTCGACGAGATGATCGCGACCTGCCCGCCCCGATCGCGTGCCGGATGGGGATCGGCCATGGGCAAGCTCGACGTCACCGCGGGCCTCGACGCCCTGACCGTCCCGACCACGGTGATCGTCGGCACCGATGACCGTCTCACCCCGCCGGTGCATGCTGAACAGATGGCAGAAGTGTTGCAGCGCAACGGAAATCTGCGCGAGTTGCTGGTCCTCGACGGTGTCGGCCACATGTCGAGCATCGAGGCCGGCGTGCGGTTCAACGAGATCCTCGACGAGATCCTGGCGGACACGGCGCGCACGTCGTCCTCCGTCGGCTGA